A genomic stretch from Primulina huaijiensis isolate GDHJ02 chromosome 14, ASM1229523v2, whole genome shotgun sequence includes:
- the LOC140956482 gene encoding uncharacterized protein gives MGFDIECIINIQTYPGEYFCPVCRTLVYPNEAFQSQCSHLYCKPCLSHIANGSKACPYDGYLVTESDSKPLIDSDRTLAEKIGNVKVHCLFFRSGCPWEGTLSDCISHCSECSFGNSAVICNRCGIQIVHRQVHDHAQCCTGVYEAKQAAEGVPGVTSSGTALPTTTATINLTTTQSGQPHSQPQNSQNVGANLQPGQKPNQQPIANLQAVSVLTTEHSYQQQYQQYYQQYAGYDPYQQPYQQYQHNPLHVHVQPQSHAYNQPPAPAQPQPQPQPQPQPQPQPLSHSHHQPQLQPYPVPQTQQQPQFQPPGQGQGQAQSQPPVLSQIPMQVQVPSQVQPQLRAPNQTFPPNYQVNPQQQPPYLMYPQAQIPPQIPPLPPHSQPNQLPLSVQAVSMQPAVQHPQLLPYFQPPLQIHHSHASQNHSQPQFQNQTSNQSHLQIQPQASQYQNQYPQLRPPPLNQPTVSAAQPQPPHPPASSVIGHHSYQQPQTAHQMHSGVFDQPPINLRPTGGSLHPVKLHGQVPHQPAVMRPPPSHDSFPPQPPSAFLLPQSQISGAPPAHQQISAHSQPSNHLLQHGTVLQPVQQAVPQQIAQQQPFVTPVKAQFLQQSRFQQQPLQPQLRPYGPPQQSQNHDVKLMMSNEGMHPQNYPQPSSGFGAVVHTVPAQLGSTQPPANMNSVESAVLEKEDSFSGKHANPDVRVPGQGLAEKEVLGTDVRPLKEEAVMNKKLGPHEMIATRVKDEVSEIATDKLSGAISIEANTTEGNASKEEIHFMADSNLPQKVEEGLESRKEAVVVGLSTDIEKVSKYPLSKPEAQVKEQPLLTLRSPQGLGISQQPGQSLPLPIPTSHTGNASGYFGPPPGSFETYPRGNHVGSNEGVMSKHQSSSHLSGSVESVPHRQIHGHEPSVWRANGETDSNFGLREHLNPFPMEPFRPLEQGSITVDKSRPESSYGTGGKLNSGLNPNSRLLPPYRASVGQGHADVFGPGPGSGHHAKHFPSRSPDGEYLGISPREFVGPSRFPRGTAAFDDVNAREAHRFVEASRSFNLPSDPVGNPFHDSRFHPMTGGHPGRGDTDGQHNLRFGEHMNRPLHSHIKSDDAFGKDGPVPLGRVDFSGPGYLPGNFFSEAAGPGIFSGNSHTGELGGPGNFNNRIPFGGSIRGDRPSIPPFGEPGIRGNYPPQGFPNPGGFAGEVDSFDQSRKRRPISMGWCRICVFDCQTVEGLEMHSQTREHQKMAMDMVKTIKQRNKKKQRSFAGHMGYDGGNRSKKVGANGRGNKP, from the exons ATGGGTTTCGATATAGAGTGCATAATAAACATCCAAACCTATCCAGGGGAGTATTTTTGTCCTGTTTGTCGTACACTTGTTTATCCAAATGAAGCGTTTCAGTCACAGTGCAGTCACCTATACTGCAAACCTTGCTTGTCACATATTGCAAATGGTAGCAAGGCATGCCCTTATGATGGATACTTGGTGACCGAGTCGGATTCTAAG CCGCTAATAGACTCTGACAGAACACTGGCGGAAAAGATTGGAAATGTTAAGGTGCACTGTCTATTCTTCAGAAGTGGTTGCCCATGGGAGGGTACTCTATCAGATTGTATTTCTCATTGTTCTGAGTGTTCCTTTGGAAATTCGGCTGTTATATGTAACAGATGTGGCATCCAAATTGTTCATCGCCAAGTACATGATCACGCACAGTGTTGTACG GGAGTGTATGAAGCAAAACAGGCTGCAGAAGGCGTTCCAGGTGTAACTAGCTCTGGCACAGCTTTGCCCACAACCACTGCAACTATAAACCTCACTACAACTCAATCTGGCCAACCACATTCTCAGCCCCAGAATAGTCAGAACGTTGGTGCTAATCTGCAGCCTGGACAAAAGCCCAACCAGCAACCTATTGCTAACCTTCAGGCTGTTTCTGTGCTAACCACAGAGCATTCTTATCAGCAACAATACCAGCAATACTATCAGCAATATGCCGGATATGATCCTTACCAACAGCCTTATCAGCAATACCAGCACAATCCACTGCATGTGCATGTTCAGCCCCAGTCTCATGCATACAACCAGCCCCCAGCCCCCGCCCAGCCCCAGCCCCAGCCCCAGCCCCAGCCCCAGCCCCAGCCCCAGCCCCTCTCTCACAGCCACCATCAGCCTCAGCTGCAGCCTTATCCTGTCCCTCAAACACAGCAGCAGCCCCAGTTTCAACCACCAGGCCAAGGCCAAGGCCAAGCACAATCTCAGCCACCTGTGCTATCTCAAATTCCGATGCAGGTACAAGTTCCTTCTCAGGTGCAACCCCAGTTGCGTGCACCCAACCAAACCTTTCCTCCTAATTATCAAGTCAACCCTCAACAACAACCTCCATATCTGATGTATCCCCAGGCTCAAATTCCCCCCCAAATTCCTCCCCTGCCACCTCACAGTCAGCCTAACCAGCTTCCACTCAGTGTCCAAGCGGTGAGTATGCAACCTGCTGTCCAACATCCTCAGTTGCTTCCTTATTTTCAACCTCCTTTGCAGATTCATCACTCTCATGCTTCCCAAAATCACAGTCAACCTcaattccaaaatcaaacttCAAACCAGTCTCATTTGCAGATTCAGCCGCAAGCTTCACAGTATCAGAATCAGTACCCTCAACTACGCCCTCCTCCACTTAACCAGCCAACTGTTTCTGCTGCTCAACCACAGCCGCCACATCCTCCAGCTTCTAGTGTTATAGGACATCATTCATATCAACAACCTCAGACGGCCCATCAAATGCATTCAGGTGTTTTTGATCAACCTCCGATAAATCTACGTCCCACAGGTGGGTCGTTGCATCCAGTTAAATTGCACGGTCAAGTTCCTCATCAACCTGCTGTGATGCGGCCACCCCCTTCTCATGATTCTTTTCCCCCGCAACCGCCTTCTGCATTTTTGCTGCCACAAAGCCAGATTTCTGGTGCTCCCCCAGCACACCAGCAAATTTCTGCGCACTCACAACCTTCAAACCATCTTCTTCAGCATGGTACTGTTTTGCAGCCAGTTCAACAAGCTGTACCCCAGCAAATCGCACAACAGCAGCCTTTCGTTACTCCTGTTAAGGCTCAATTTCTGCAGCAAAGTCGTTTTCAACAACAGCCTCTTCAACCTCAGCTACGCCCCTATGGTCCTCCCCAGCAGTCTCAAAATCATGATGTTAAACTCATGATGTCAAATGAGGGCATGCATCCACAAAACTATCCACAACCATCTAGTGGCTTTGGAGCTGTGGTTCACACTGTACCTGCACAACTTGGTTCAACTCAGCCACCTGCCAATATGAATTCTGTTGAATCTGCAGTACTTGAGAAGGAGGATTCTTTTTCAGGTAAGCATGCAAATCCAGATGTTAGGGTACCAGGTCAGGGGCTTGCTGAAAAGGAAGTCCTTGGAACTGATGTTAGGCCCTTGAAAGAAGAAGCCgttatgaataaaaaattggGACCACACGAAATGATTGCTACTAGAGTGAAGGATGAGGTTAGTGAGATCGCGACAGATAAATTATCTGGTGCCATATCCATTGAGGCAAACACTACAGAAGGTAATGCCTCTAAAGAAGAGATCCATTTTATGGCAGACTCAAATTTGCCCCAAAAGGTAGAGGAGGGCCTTGAAAGTCGGAAGGAGGCTGTAGTTGTGGGTCTGTCTACTGATATTGAGAAAGTTTCCAAGTACCCTCTCTCCAAGCCTGAAGCACAAGTCAAAGAGCAACCTCTATTGACACTAAGGTCGCCCCAAGGATTGGGAATTTCGCAGCAACCTGGGCAATCTCTTCCCCTCCCTATCCCGACATCCCATACCGGGAACGCATCTGGTTACTTTGGGCCTCCACCTGGAAGTTTTGAGACTTATCCACGTGGGAACCATGTTGGATCTAATGAAGGTGTCATGTCGAAACATCAAAGCTCCTCTCACCTGTCTGGGTCTGTTGAGAGTGTTCCTCATAGGCAGATTCATGGGCATGAGCCAAGTGTTTGGAGGGCTAATGGGGAAACTGACTCAAACTTTGGCTTACGGGAGCATTTGAATCCATTTCCGATGGAGCCATTTCGGCCTCTTGAACAAG GTTCAATTACGGTTGATAAATCACGACCTGAGTCATCTTATGGCACTGGAGGGAAATTAAATTCAGGATTAAATCCAAATTCGAGACTCTTGCCTCCATATCGTGCTTCGGTTGGACAGGGTCATGCGGATGTCTTTGGACCTGGCCCTGGATCTGGACATCATGCAAAACATTTCCCTTCCCGTAGTCCAGATGGGGAGTATCTTGGCATATCTCCTCGTGAATTTGTTGGGCCTTCCAGATTTCCTCGAGGCACCGCTGCTTTTGATGATGTTAATGCCAGGGAAGCACATAGGTTTGTTGAAGCTTCCAGATCTTTCAATCTACCTTCAGACCCTGTTGGAAATCCTTTTCATGATAGCAGGTTTCACCCTATGACTGGTGGTCACCCGGGGAGAGGTGACACTGACGGTCAACACAATTTGAGATTCGGAGAGCATATGAATCGTCCACTCCACAGccatatcaagagcgatgatgCTTTTGGAAAAGATGGACCAGTCCCCTTAGGGAGGGTGGACTTCTCGGGCCCTGGATATTTGCCTGGTAATTTTTTTTCTGAGGCTGCTGGACCTGGTATCTTTTCTGGTAACTCCCATACAGGAGAATTGGGTGGACCAGGAAATTTTAACAATCGAATACCATTTGGTGGATCTATTAGAGGTGACAGACCAAGTATTCCACCTTTTGGGGAGCCTGGTATCAGGGGCAACTATCCACCTCAAGGATTTCCTAATCCTGGAGGCTTTGCA GGTGAGGTGGATTCTTTTGACCAATCAAGGAAGAGGAGGCCTATCAGCATGGGTTGGTGTAGGATTTGTGTGTTTGATTGCCAGACTGTGGAGGGGCTAGAAATGCATTCTCAAACTAGAGAACACCAGAAGATGGCTATGGATATGGTAAAAAccatcaaacaaagaaataaaaagaAGCAGAG ATCTTTCGCTGGGCATATGGGTTATGATGGGGGAAACAGGAGTAAAAAAGTAGGTGCTAATGGCCGTGGGAACAAACCTTGA